A window of Miscanthus floridulus cultivar M001 chromosome 12, ASM1932011v1, whole genome shotgun sequence genomic DNA:
gacttccgactgtcgggagttccgacttacgtcgggacttccgacaccgacagtcacagaaaattattctttgtgctcgtgaagtgctagagtgtctctcttttgatttaattattatgcttgagcactctatcttcctcagaccacctaaacttgcatccctcttaatagtacggcatacctattaactcaagatcaaaagaaaaacgaaattaaaccttttgagttgatcttctttaaattgatgccgtgtctttcaatcttcatcaagtgagggtgccaacatgtcaatattgatcttgtcacttgagcatagccatcttgagcacgtgacttgattccattcatcaaatatgaataactccaaatgcatcaagtcacttccatcaaacactccaatagtaatttgatcctccacaaaaatgtggccatcatagcttgattagtacctcaactaaatgcaagtacttccttcttcaccctagctaggttcttcggccgccaagccgtcgcttgcccttcacccttgcttagtacctcgaagcctttccttgctatcttcaccatctcaagccatcaggtcacatcttgtgttgaatcatccattcatgtattgtcatctttttcattttaatttagcaagcttcaaatatgagaccattccatatgcaatccctcatgtctcattaattaactcttatcgtgcttgctttcacatagatcattgaaatcccacaataaataagcctttgcatgaattccatttgcattgttgtcttgtgcttgaactagattatttatacaacaatacatcattttggctttatacaatttcatcaagtatctgtgagaaaatcaatttcctgtctaacacttagcaagcatgttagttctttaatcacgttgtcattcaatcatccaaaacccactaaagggctagatgcactttcagattGCCTTTTtgaaaatggcaaatgtaagataacatttaataatgcatgtgttggtcttgctatcttacaaaatgagctttatttgttatcactacgtgatgatgtgaatgttgtatgcgatgatgggaacattGCGTGCAACAATAAGAATGTgtcctcgtctgcggatgtaaacagaaaacgaaagagagctcacgatgtgttgttgaaattatggcaccatcatttaggccatatttcgaggggaagaatagaaagactacttaaaaatgatattctttctccatttgagttcttagatttagaacaatgcagagaatgcataaaagaaatgtATGtatagaaaattaagaaagatgccaaacaaagcgtaggaattttatagattatttacATACATACATCTGTGGTCTATtttttgtaaagagtgtggatggttatgatttattcataacattcatagatgattactcctgttatggctacatttatccaatcaaagaaagaatagaagcattggataaatttaagatatttaaggcagaagttgaagaCCAACATAATtttaagattaagatagtcaggtccgaccgtgaaGAGGAGTACTACGATCggtataccccatatggccaagttcctggaccttttgcaaggttcttataggagaatggcatagtagcccagtattctacaccgggcgaacttcagaagaatggagtagctgaaagacgcaatcataccctaatggatatggtacgtagtatgataagttactccaccttaccgttgagcctgtggatggagacgTTAAAAATCGCCATTTATACTCTCAAtaaagtaccaagtaagtcggtgcccaaaacaccgtatgagttgtggactgaaagagtaccctcactaaaccacttacgtgtggggggagagtcctgctgaggctaaagtatttaacccaaatattgggaagctagatctcaaaatagtaagttgccatttcattggctacctagaaaagtcaaaaggttttcgtttctactgtccagacatgCATaaaaagtttgtagaaacaagacctaCTGTCGTtgcaccgatagtgcaagatactatggtacCATCACCTATTGTTATtctacctgtggcaacaatgaataacgatgaggaacctgttcttcaggatcctatagaacctattaccacacatgagggggagcaacaacagcctcaaatagaagatgtgccaaatgtggaggcccctaggtctcaaagagttagaaaatcagttattcctgctgattatgaagtctacaacactgaggaatttcaaatgcaggatgatcccacctcatttgaagaagccatgagaagtgatcattcatcaaagtggcttgaggccatggaagataaaATGAAATCTctaaatgccaataaagtttgggacatagaaataattcctaaaggagctaaaacagtaggctataaatgggtctacaaaacaaaacttgactctcaagagaatatagagagatataaagggcgacttatggcaaaaggctttacgcaaagagaagggattgattacaatgagaccttttctctagtctaatgtaaggattccttcagaatcataatggcattagtggcacattacgatttagaattacatcagatggatgtaaagacgacatttatcaatggagacttggaggaaaatgtttatatggcacaatcaaaaggttttatcatggaaggaaaagaacgaaagggatgccgcctaaagaaatccatttatggattaaaataagcttcaagacagtggtacttaaagtttgatcagacaataaggaattttgggtttaaagagaatgtagaggacaattgtgtctatgcaaagtttaagaatgggaagtttatcttccttgtcctatatgtggatgatatcttacttgctagtagtgatgtcagtctactactggagacaaagaagtttttgtccttaaaatttgatatgaaagatcttggtgaagcttcgttcgttctagggatcgagattcaccgagatagaagtaaaggggtattaggactgtcacaaaaggcatacatagaaaagatcttaaagaaattcagcatgcataaatatagtccctcacctgctcctatagttaagggcgacagatatggggattatCAATGCCCTAAGAAttagtatgagatcgatcaaatgaaaacggtttcatatgcttcagttgtcggaagcttgcaatatgctcaaatatgtacgcgccctgacttagcatttgttaccgggttacttggcagatttcagagcaatcctggaacagaacactgaaaattagtaaagaaagtcttgcgttatttgtaaggaacgaaaagcctcatgatgacgtatagaagatcagattcactccatatagtgggatattcagattctgattatgcgggagatgatagaaaatccacgtctgaatATGTATtgactctcgcagggggagctattttatgaaaaagctcaaagcaaacaatcactacatcgtccataatgtatgccgagtttgtagcgtgttatgaggcaacggggcatgtgaactggctaaagaagttcatacccggtttaaaggtggttaacgacatctatagaccacttaagttatactacgataataatccggcagtacagtatgctcacaacaataagtcaaatggtgctgccaaacacattgacataaagtattatgttgtgaaagataaagtctgggatcatgtcataagtcttgagcatataagtaccgaaaagatgctcgcggatccgcttacaaaaggcttaccacccaacgtgttcagagattatgtagccgacatgggtttaagggaaagcctataattcctagacaaaagaaggcacaaggttaagtatctatttcagaacagattgttgtgttgtagttgttaaatctatcggcaattgactgtgacgatgaaacatgctttaTGCGTTAATCTGTaatagaatgaacaaaagtaaatgatatgaaattgaaagatggtagaagATCGAgggagagattgttagattgatctctaattttAAATTGGGCCCaatggcccagttgggcctttgatccgcgccctgatcgggggcgtcagcccactatggctggagggccctatcacactgcgcaataaatagaggtggggccgGTGGCTCtaagtacgaggttcgcctgagccgagctccccaccgataaACCCTTacccgatctagtgaggggcgcagccagtgacgggaagcacctccACCACCGCACTGCGCCGCCATCggtcttcaccgccggtcgccatCGCCCATCACCGTCaccgtcttcaccgaccgtcgctgcccgtgcgcagacttcaccgtCTCCATGGCAGACGCGAGCGGATCCTCCTCCAAGGCACAAACGGTCAGCCCTTTCTATtccttcctctccctctagatctagtagTTTAAAGTTCTAGGGTGTGTTCATCATGTTTATAGTAAGatgtacccgctagatctacggcTAAGGTCCTATTCTATCCAACAGCCTTGTCTTGCCCTGCAAAACCAACCTTGCTAGGGTGGGTGAGCCAATCTGGCTCTCCAGCAGCCGCACCGAAAAACCTTGCCTGCATGAACACAGAGACAAACTCACCAGGGAACGAAACACTTACTGCCTGCTTGGGACAACAccacttttcaaaaaaaaaatggatCCGATCTGAGAttcaccatggagcagctccaCCAGTGGATATGAGATCCAGCAGGAAACCGTTTGTGTAACACAATAGTTCTAGATCCACCGAAGGGTATTTTGATTGGAATTGTCAGATTTACCATTGGGATAGGTCCTACTTGTCAGTGTCTAAAAAAATCTTTTCacggtcttcttcctcctctagaCGGCTCGACAGGCCGTGGGGCGGTCGGCGGCTAGCAACCACCGGGCGTGGCCAGACGTGGCGGCTAGGGAGGACGTGGAGGAGAGGGGCGGACGCAACGGTCAGAGGCGGCTAGGGTTGGGATCGGCCAGACACGGGCCCGAGGCGGACATAGGCAAGCTCGCACGGCCTCGCCGGAGGCGGACGCAGGCGAGCACGCATGACCTTGCCGGATGCGCGGGCGCGCGGCCTCGCCGGACGTGGCCAGGCGTGCGGCCCCCACGGGCATGGCCACGGCGTGATGAGATCCACTCAAAAATTCTTGTCTTCCTCGGCAGGCTCTTCCTCCACGCCCGCCCTCACCACCGTCTTCTCTGTGGATAGCAGCCTCGCAAGGCCTCGTCGGTGGCGGGCGCGGCAAACCCGGTGGCGCGCGCGGCCTCGCCGGTGTCGAGAGCAGCCTCGCCGTGGGGAGGGAAGGGTCGGGTCGGCGACAGGAAAGGGAAAGAAAATATTAGAACGACTGTCGTGTAACCAGTGACAGTGGTGAGTAATTATTTTTTTAGCTCCATCAATCTAAGTTTGTTGGAGCGCCTCTTAAGAAGATCTACCAAAATGGTGGATCTTGCCCTCAGATTcattgtttttttttgtgtgaaTCTGGATTTAAAGGAGCTAGAGTGTTTGGCTAACTTTTTGTGAAATGAAACTGTTTTTTTAATGTAGAGCTGGTGAAGCTGTCCCAAACATACCCGGATCCAACTCGATTTCTGACAAGCAAGCCAAGGCGAGATCTCTAATGGAAACCTGCCGTACAAGATAATGATAAACAGGTAAACATGGGCCCAAAATGGACCATCATTAAGAATGCAGCCCACAAATCGAATCGTGTTAAGATTACACTCGGTTGATCTCAGCCGTCATGGAGGTGGCGAacaatcggaagaggaagaaacGCAATCAAGTTTGAACTTGCTCAACAATGCTTGGCTAGCTGTAGATGTGGTTATGTGGCTAAGTTCTTATTCCTGGTTCTGAGCCACGTGCCGGCATTTCGTATAACATGAATTTTAACCGAGGGCTGGAAGCCTGGAACGTGCATCTGGTGCCGTTTATTAGGGATAATATTCCTTTCCTCTCTGTTATCTGGAACACCGGCTGAGTTCACTGGATTGACATTATCGAATTATATGTCAGTTAAGCATGTGAACACAGGTGATGATGCATGGCTGTCATGATTCTCTTTATAAGTTTTATTATCTGCACATAATTAAGTCAACACTGATGATTAAAAGATATTCTGCTTAATTAATGATTGTAGTAGGCACGCATACTCAGTATTTCCTCTAAAAAATTACAAACTCCAACATAATGTGAATGCCTTGGCCAACTAGCTGGTTAATTAACAAGAAACTACCTTTATCTCTCACACACATATTGTCTACTAGTTTgccttagggcagtcccaatagtATATTTATGGTTGTTTCTATCTCTATTAATTAGTAAGCAGATTGCTGATGTGATAGCAAATTAATTGAAGAGAGAGAATGGAAAACAGAGAAACCATTTCTCACATAGGCACGTTTGCCGATGCTCGAGGAAACGAGTGGAACTGCGTTGGGGAGAAACCGGTAGTTTCCATCCTTCTCCACTCGGATCTCCTGCTCCGCTCCGCTCGCATCTTCCCTGCGTGCCGCCAAAAATCCTACGCGCTCCCGCATCCCTCCGGCCCACCCCATCTTTCTAGCCGCGCGCTCGCGTCCTTCTCACGCAGCGGAGGCCGTGGTGCGGATGGACGCCGCACGCTACCGTCCGAAGAGGAGGTGCTGCTGCAGCAGCGGCAGGGCACCAAGCATCAGCGACTCCATGGTTTGAGGTGGTCTCGATCTTTTTCCTGCCATCTCgttatagatggccaacgggccggcacggcacgggcccgtgAAAGCACGGCCCGATGGGGGTCGGGCCGACACGGCACGACGTGCCTCCCGGGCCGTGCCTCACAAGGCCACGGGCCTGGCctccggcccaggcacggcactatgggCCGATTTTCGTGCCGGGCCGGCCAGAGAAGTACGGCCAATTTcacaggccgtgccagcccgaggCCCGCTGGCTgccgacagagagagagagaggggaagggcgACGCCTCTCGAGAGGTGTAGGGGgtcgccgccgctcgccgccaaGGAGATCGACGCTGGATCCAAAGGAGGCCAGCGCGCTCGCCACTCGCCGGATCCATTGCACCGgtgccggatccgccgccgctgTTCACTGGATCCGCCAGAGAAGGGAGGGAGGACACGGGGAGCGGATCCGCCACGGAGGAGGAGATCCACGTCGTCCAGCGCTGGATCCACGCCGCCCCTGCCCGGAAACGTCCGCGCCGGAGGAGAGCTGCCCTGCTCCGTGCCGCCACCTCCTCAGGCCGGATCTCGCCGGCCGCCTGCAGGGGAGCATCACCACTGCAGGGGAGCACTGGATCCCGCCGCCTCCTCGCGAGAGCGCCGCTGCAGGGGCCGCATGAGCTTCGCCGCGGGGGGCCACGCGAGCTCCACCGCGGAGCGCCGCTGCAGGGGCCGcgcgagagggagggagaggggcgcCGTTGTTGCACCgggagagagtggagggagggCCGAAGGGAGAGAGTGTGGAGGAGGGAGAGATCGGCGGCGCGTGAGGGAGAGCGATGGCGCGTGAGGGAGAGAGGGCGCCGCATCTGAGAGGTAGGGAAAGAGGTAGGGGCTGGCCGGGTCGGCTGTGGCTCTTAGCAGGCCGGTTGGCTGGGCCGCCAGCGGGCCTCAGGTTCTGTAGTAggtcgtgccgtgccgtgccgtgctagCCCAGTGCctagggtaaggcccaggcatggcctgctcctccggcccgggccgggccgggccgtgcttgggccaggCCAAAAAAACGGGCCGACGGGCTCGGGCTGCGTGGCCATATATATATCTCGTCAACAAGTGGACGTTCTAATCGACGGGCAGTGGAACCAGCTTTGTAACAAAGCCAGTTTGATTGTTTTTTCTTGTTGCGTGTTGCATCAGATTAATGCACGTCATGATCTGCTCGATAACTAGATACCTGTTTGTGCTCGACCTCCGAAACGTGAATCTGAATTAGTATTGGAGATCGATCTGTCGCTGTGCGTGTGCTACATATATTCTCAGTACAGCTGATCAAGCTCTCTTTATGAAACATGCATCAAGtcattaattttttaaaatttagaaACTACCGAGGAAACTATGCATTGGAAGAATTGGAGTCTATAGTATAATTTATTGTTCTTGAAAACTAGTCTAGAAACCttccattgggactgcccttaaagTGTGCTGTGGAGGCTCCCTTGGCTGCATTTCTGCGCCTACTACCACTCTGATGAGTTGCGCTCCGGAAGGCAAGCAAAATTACGAGCAGACTCGCAGCGCAACGGACTGTCCAAGGGGGACTGTCCAAGGGACAGGGCTTCGCTAGGAAGAGGATGATCACTCTACTGGTGGGAGTGGGACTGGAAAATTTATGATTTAGTGCAAGTTTACTCTTTTTAGTTTTTACTGAACTCAAGGAATTTGGAATCCAGGCCCATTGGAAAATGTTTCCAATACAACCCATTCGTGTAACTGTGTTACACCTCCAGGTGATACTACTATCCTACCCCCTCTATTTCATAAGTGAACCACCACGCCCAAGAGAGATCGATCGAGTGCCCTGCTGTGCCTACTGCCTACTCACACGATGAAAAATGAGGAAAGCggagcaatttgtatagaatggACGAAGGTTCTCGCCCAGGAGCAGCCGTACACGTTCCCCTCTCCGAGTAGTTGCAAGTCAGCGCTCCCCCGGCGGCCACTTCCTCGTCACCCCCACCGCCAACACCGCACGAGACTACGGGAGCGAGGATAATGAAATCAACGTGGTCGTGCCACGCATAATGGCCTTGCCTCGCTGAGCACATGAGAAACAGCGAGGCGGAACCACCAGATCAGAACAAAATAATAGCCAACATTCCGATGTCCGCGATGAGCGGAGCGCTGCACGTTAGAGGTTTTTCGACAAGAGAAACAGGACACAAGTGAAGTCAGGCAGTACTCGCCGCATGCAGCTATAAGTACAGGCTCGCCGCAGCACGCTAGCTAACACACCAGTATCTGTAGCAGTGTCACTGCCCAGAAGCCTCTACTATATCATCTCTCGTCTCGTAGCCATGAGGCTAGGATTATTGCACCACCTCGTTCTTGCCTTACTCCTCGCCTATGCCGCCGGCGGCATTGTGCCGGCGAGCGCCGGCGGGAGCTGGAAGCTCCTGCAGAGCAGCGTCGGCGTGTCGGGGATGCACATGCAGCTCCTGCACAACGACCGCCTGATCCTCTTCGACCGCACCAACTTTGGGCCGTCCAACCTGACCTTCCCGCCCGGGCACCCGTGCCGCGTCAACCCGCAGGACGTCGCGCTCCCCAGGGGCGACTGCACCGCGCACTCCGTCGAGTACAGCGTCGCGTCCAACACGTTCCGCGCGCTCTCCATCTTCACCGACACCTGGTGCTCGTCGGGCCACGTCGCGCCGGACGGCACCCTCGTCCAGAACGGCGGGTGGCAGGACGGGACCCGCAAGGTGCGGGTCATGCCCGCGTGCAGCGACGGCGCCACCACCTGCGACTGGACGGAGAAGTCGAGCCCGGACCCGGAGGTGCTCGCCGTGGGTCGGTGGTACGCCACCAACCAGAAACTCCCCGACGGCCGCGCGATCGTCGTCGGTGGGCTGAACCAGTTCAACTACGAGTTCCTACCCAAGTCGGCAGGCCCGCCTGGTGTCTTCGCGCTGCCGTTTCTGTCCCAGACTAACAGCCTGTACCCGTTCGTGCACCTCAACATAGATGGCAACCTCTTCATCTTCGCCAAGAACCGCGCCGTCCTGTTCGACTACAAGAGCGGCACCGTCGTCCGGAGCTACGCCATGCTCGGCGACGGCACCGAGCTGAGGAGCAACCCAAACGCGGGATCGTCGGTGCTGCTGCCCCTGAAGCCCAACCCCACCGAGGCCGAGGTCCTGATCTGCGGCGGGACGCCAGCCGGCGCCGTCGGGAGGTTCCCGCCGGCGCTCAAGACGTGCGGGCGGCTCAAGATCACGGACGCTAACCCGTCGTGGGTCATCGAGGAGATGCCGTCGCCGCGGGTGATGGGGGACATGATCCTGCTGCCCAACGGCGAGGTGGCCATCATCAACGGTGCCACGGACGGGCTCGGCGGGTGGGAGGCGGCCAACACGCCGTCCACCACGCCCATCATCTACCGCCCGGACCTCCCTTTCGTGATCCCGACCGGCCGGTTCGAGGCGCAGACGCCGACGGGCACCCCGCGGCCGCGGATGTACCACTCGTCGGCGGTGCTCCTCCGCGATGGCCGCGTGCTCGTGGGCGGCAGCAACCCGCACCACTACTACAACTTCACCAACGTCAAGTTCCCCACCGACCTGAGCCTTGAGGCCTTCTCGCCGTACTACCTCGACGTCTCCAAGGACCTCCGTCCGTTCATGGTCGACCCGTCGCCCAAAGGCAGGCCGACAACTGTGACGTACGGGGGTTCTCTGGACCTGCTGTGCAGGATCCCCGACCGCTCCGTGGTGTCGGTCACAATGGTCGCGCCGTCGTTCACGACGCACTCGTTCGCCCAGAACCAGCGGCAGCTGTTCCTCCAGGTGCAGGTGAGCAAGGCACAGCTCGAGGCACCACCCGGCGTACGGGTGCCGGACGACGCCTACGTGGCTTCCGTGACGATGCCGGCGACGCCGGTGTTGGCACCACCGGGTTACTACATGCTGTTCGTCGTCAATGGGCGCATTCCCAGCGAGGGGATCTGGGTACACATACAGTGACAGCTTGGGGATCACcgaatgatgtttttttttcccATT
This region includes:
- the LOC136498580 gene encoding aldehyde oxidase GLOX-like, which produces MRLGLLHHLVLALLLAYAAGGIVPASAGGSWKLLQSSVGVSGMHMQLLHNDRLILFDRTNFGPSNLTFPPGHPCRVNPQDVALPRGDCTAHSVEYSVASNTFRALSIFTDTWCSSGHVAPDGTLVQNGGWQDGTRKVRVMPACSDGATTCDWTEKSSPDPEVLAVGRWYATNQKLPDGRAIVVGGLNQFNYEFLPKSAGPPGVFALPFLSQTNSLYPFVHLNIDGNLFIFAKNRAVLFDYKSGTVVRSYAMLGDGTELRSNPNAGSSVLLPLKPNPTEAEVLICGGTPAGAVGRFPPALKTCGRLKITDANPSWVIEEMPSPRVMGDMILLPNGEVAIINGATDGLGGWEAANTPSTTPIIYRPDLPFVIPTGRFEAQTPTGTPRPRMYHSSAVLLRDGRVLVGGSNPHHYYNFTNVKFPTDLSLEAFSPYYLDVSKDLRPFMVDPSPKGRPTTVTYGGSLDLLCRIPDRSVVSVTMVAPSFTTHSFAQNQRQLFLQVQVSKAQLEAPPGVRVPDDAYVASVTMPATPVLAPPGYYMLFVVNGRIPSEGIWVHIQ